A region from the Gemmatimonadota bacterium genome encodes:
- a CDS encoding efflux RND transporter periplasmic adaptor subunit yields MITIRTSSVVLGAGLAILAACGGDPAPHAESATEAVPSGTAFTVTDTTITAMVEAPGTAEPITQSTVSTKLMGTVTAILVQEGDVVRAGQVLARIDARDVEAKGTQVQAAMAAAEAARNEAALYAGRMRALFADSAAPKAQLDAAEAGLQRAEAGVNAARAGRAEVDAIADYATVRSPSAGVVTQRWVDPGAFAAPGAPLVSVQDQSRLRVTATAQPVEARTLRRGQLVDVVIEGTVARGVVEAVVPSTSGGLYTINAIVPNGERRLAAGGTATLRIPNGTRSAILIPAASVRRQGDLTGVVVRTGNTATTRWVRVSAGPEGRLEVLGGLRAGDVILVPTAPVRGS; encoded by the coding sequence ATGATCACGATCCGTACTTCATCTGTTGTCCTCGGCGCTGGCCTGGCCATCCTGGCAGCCTGCGGGGGAGACCCGGCGCCGCACGCTGAGAGCGCCACCGAGGCGGTACCCTCCGGCACGGCGTTCACCGTGACCGACACGACGATCACCGCCATGGTCGAGGCACCAGGCACCGCGGAGCCCATCACACAGTCCACCGTGAGCACCAAGCTCATGGGGACGGTGACGGCCATCCTCGTACAAGAGGGTGACGTGGTCCGAGCAGGGCAGGTCCTGGCTCGCATCGACGCGCGCGACGTGGAAGCCAAGGGGACGCAGGTCCAGGCCGCGATGGCTGCGGCCGAGGCGGCCCGCAACGAAGCGGCGCTGTACGCGGGACGGATGCGGGCGCTCTTTGCCGACAGTGCCGCACCGAAAGCCCAACTGGACGCAGCGGAGGCGGGATTGCAGCGTGCGGAGGCCGGAGTGAACGCCGCTCGAGCCGGCCGCGCGGAGGTGGATGCGATCGCCGACTACGCCACCGTGCGCAGCCCGTCGGCCGGGGTGGTCACACAGCGCTGGGTCGATCCCGGGGCGTTCGCGGCCCCCGGTGCCCCGCTCGTCTCCGTGCAGGACCAGTCCAGGCTCCGCGTGACGGCAACCGCTCAGCCCGTGGAGGCGCGGACGCTCCGTCGCGGCCAGCTCGTCGATGTGGTGATCGAGGGGACGGTGGCTCGCGGCGTCGTTGAGGCCGTGGTCCCCTCCACGTCGGGGGGGCTGTACACCATCAATGCCATCGTGCCTAACGGCGAGCGGCGACTGGCCGCCGGTGGGACCGCGACGCTCCGCATTCCCAACGGCACACGGTCTGCTATTCTCATTCCCGCGGCGAGCGTCCGGCGCCAAGGCGACCTCACCGGTGTCGTGGTTCGGACGGGCAACACGGCGACAACCCGCTGGGTGCGCGTCAGCGCGGGTCCCGAGGGGCGGCTTGAAGTCCTGGGAGGGTTGCGGGCTGGTGATGTGATCCTCGTGCCGACCGCCCCGGTCCGCGGGAGCTGA
- a CDS encoding TolC family protein: MTLRLVVALALAPLAAHAQPARLGLADAIARADQRGYANRGASAGADAARANTLLPLKGILPSARVEAGYLRTTDPIGAFGTALRQRRIAQADFDPTRLNFPSAVGNHAAALVLEQPIFNADAWVGRRAVTHAADASTEVAAWSRNQTAAQVVRAWYGAVLAGAKATALETALQSATAHVRQAQSMERNGLVTPSDAMLASVRAGEVEVMHLEAVAATRLARAGLATAIGTPEDTTFALPAALPSSQRLRESVEQVMALGTTERADVRAARTGAAAAAADHDRARALLLPRVNSFARLDWNSPDLPFGGRNNWTVGLMASWSPFSGASELSERRVTSSRVAAARAMQDGAIAQAALENAQSRSAVEVAAARLVIAERGVTQATDAHRIIARKYEGGLAAITELLDASTTEVQARLAEAASRYALITALTDRLQATGNAPAWLSRLDTLP; encoded by the coding sequence GTGACCCTTCGTCTCGTCGTCGCGCTCGCGCTGGCCCCACTCGCGGCGCACGCCCAACCCGCCCGCCTCGGCCTCGCCGACGCGATCGCCCGCGCGGACCAGCGTGGGTACGCCAATCGGGGGGCATCCGCCGGGGCCGATGCCGCCCGGGCGAACACGCTCCTCCCCCTCAAGGGCATCCTTCCCAGTGCCCGCGTGGAAGCGGGGTACCTGCGCACCACCGACCCCATCGGGGCCTTCGGCACCGCGTTGCGGCAGCGCCGCATCGCGCAGGCAGACTTCGACCCCACGCGCCTCAACTTCCCGTCCGCCGTGGGGAATCACGCGGCCGCCCTGGTGCTCGAGCAGCCGATCTTCAACGCCGATGCCTGGGTTGGACGCCGCGCCGTGACGCATGCGGCCGACGCGTCAACCGAGGTCGCCGCCTGGTCCCGGAACCAGACAGCGGCACAAGTGGTTCGCGCATGGTACGGGGCCGTGCTCGCCGGGGCCAAGGCCACGGCCCTGGAGACCGCGCTACAGAGCGCCACGGCGCACGTCCGGCAGGCCCAGTCCATGGAACGCAATGGACTGGTGACCCCAAGCGACGCCATGCTGGCGTCCGTGCGGGCGGGCGAGGTCGAGGTGATGCACCTCGAGGCGGTCGCGGCGACGCGGCTCGCACGCGCAGGGCTTGCCACGGCGATTGGTACGCCGGAGGACACCACCTTCGCCCTGCCTGCAGCGCTGCCCTCGTCCCAGCGCTTGCGCGAAAGCGTCGAGCAGGTGATGGCGTTGGGGACGACGGAACGCGCGGATGTACGAGCGGCGCGCACCGGAGCTGCCGCCGCGGCCGCCGATCACGATCGCGCGCGCGCACTGCTGCTCCCGCGGGTGAACTCTTTTGCCCGGCTGGACTGGAACTCACCCGACCTGCCGTTCGGGGGGCGCAACAACTGGACGGTGGGTCTCATGGCGTCGTGGTCCCCATTCAGCGGGGCCTCCGAGCTGTCGGAACGCCGGGTGACGAGCAGTCGTGTAGCCGCTGCTCGGGCGATGCAGGACGGCGCCATCGCCCAGGCCGCCCTTGAGAACGCGCAATCCCGCAGCGCCGTCGAGGTCGCCGCCGCCCGCCTGGTCATCGCGGAGCGCGGGGTAACGCAGGCGACCGACGCGCATCGCATCATCGCGCGGAAGTACGAGGGCGGGCTGGCCGCCATCACGGAGTTGTTGGATGCCTCAACCACGGAAGTGCAGGCACGCCTCGCCGAGGCCGCTTCGCGTTACGCACTGATCACCGCACTCACTGACCGACTGCAGGCCACCGGAAATGCCCCGGCCTGGCTCTCTCGTTTGGATACCCTCCCATGA
- a CDS encoding RagB/SusD family nutrient uptake outer membrane protein, whose amino-acid sequence MTTSSMVPARRVVAVAMLGAALTVTACKEVVVPNFNSPNVDQLLAAPKAAVVNTTALGLLVGARGSIAGYASTLGIFGRESYNLDVADARFVLSFLAQPLTPGGFGTDLGWSATYRQVLTAQTILDIVDKVPDYTAPQKEAMKGFTKTFMAMAFLDQLRVRDTFGIVLQVDPTARELGPFVTREEGFNRVATLLDEAKTHLTAGGAAFPFTLHSGFAGFNTPANFLRFNRAMKARAEVYRTRWADALTALNESFISTSATTAAALATGVYHVFSTSAGDATNGLFDPAPRALAAHPSIIPDAQLRANGQPDLRTGKVTTGATISNQGVTSSLRFTIYPTNVTPIPVIKNEELILLRAEANNGLGNRAAAIADLDFVRVNSGGLAPLGAGFAGDLVSEILYNRRYSLLFEYGHRWHDMRRYGRLAQLPKALPSHLVYPIVPLPADECNQRTPQPKGCVQVNGF is encoded by the coding sequence ATGACGACATCCTCGATGGTCCCGGCTCGCCGGGTCGTTGCGGTCGCCATGCTCGGCGCCGCACTCACTGTCACGGCCTGCAAGGAAGTGGTCGTGCCGAACTTCAACTCCCCGAACGTCGACCAGCTACTCGCCGCCCCCAAGGCCGCTGTGGTGAACACCACGGCGCTGGGGCTCCTCGTCGGCGCACGTGGCTCGATCGCCGGATACGCGTCGACCCTCGGGATCTTCGGCCGGGAGTCATATAATTTGGACGTCGCGGACGCCCGGTTCGTGCTCTCCTTTCTCGCGCAACCACTGACCCCCGGCGGCTTCGGGACGGACCTCGGTTGGTCCGCGACGTACCGACAGGTGCTCACGGCGCAGACGATCCTCGACATCGTCGACAAGGTGCCGGACTACACGGCACCGCAGAAGGAAGCGATGAAGGGCTTCACGAAGACCTTTATGGCGATGGCCTTTCTGGACCAGCTGCGGGTCCGGGACACCTTCGGGATCGTGCTGCAGGTCGACCCGACGGCAAGGGAGCTGGGTCCCTTCGTGACCCGCGAAGAGGGCTTCAACCGGGTGGCGACGCTCCTCGATGAGGCCAAGACCCATCTCACCGCTGGTGGGGCGGCATTCCCGTTCACCCTGCACTCGGGCTTCGCGGGCTTCAACACTCCCGCGAACTTCCTGCGGTTCAACCGCGCGATGAAGGCGCGCGCCGAGGTCTACCGCACCCGCTGGGCGGACGCCCTCACCGCGCTGAACGAGAGCTTCATCTCGACGTCCGCGACCACGGCGGCCGCCCTGGCCACCGGGGTCTACCACGTCTTCTCGACGTCTGCCGGTGATGCCACCAACGGATTGTTCGATCCGGCGCCGCGCGCGCTGGCGGCGCACCCGTCGATCATCCCGGATGCCCAGCTGCGGGCGAACGGCCAGCCAGACCTCCGCACCGGAAAGGTCACCACGGGCGCCACGATCTCGAACCAGGGCGTTACGTCGAGCCTGCGGTTCACGATCTATCCCACCAACGTGACCCCGATCCCGGTCATCAAGAACGAGGAGCTGATCCTGTTGCGCGCCGAAGCGAACAACGGGCTGGGCAACCGCGCGGCGGCCATCGCGGACCTGGACTTTGTACGGGTCAACTCCGGTGGTCTCGCCCCCCTCGGCGCCGGTTTCGCCGGCGATTTGGTCAGCGAGATCCTCTACAACCGGCGGTATTCGCTGCTGTTCGAGTACGGGCACCGCTGGCACGACATGCGGCGGTACGGCCGGTTGGCGCAGCTCCCCAAGGCGTTGCCCAGCCACCTGGTGTACCCGATCGTCCCGCTGCCCGCGGATGAGTGCAACCAGCGGACGCCCCAACCCAAGGGGTGTGTGCAGGTAAACGGCTTCTAG
- a CDS encoding SusC/RagA family TonB-linked outer membrane protein, translating to MKRRWSILLAILGLASSTAMAQGRQVTGKVTEEGSGAPIPSAQIQVRGSTTGGLTREDGTFAVRVPAGEVVLVVRRLGYPPVEARVAADQSDIAIVMRKDALKLDQVVITGQATGISRRNLPNSIASVSAEQVAKVSASAVDQALQGKIAGANISTSTGAPGGGNRVRIRGISSILGSAQPLYVVDGVITSDVSIGNGTNRVTRAAGAAISAVTQEAPVNRIADLNPNDIESLEVLKGSAAAAIYGSKASGGVIIITTKRGQAGRPQFNLRTGGGTAELAYRNGQRKFLSAADAARINPVLGPLWTPDVNLDYEDLTYGNTPFNKEGTLSVSGGSADTRYFVSGTGRYEGGIVKNTFASKFGLRVNLDQRLSDKMELQVGTEVLRTLSDRGLFGNDNAGNSIAYTLTKIPSFLDLRQRPDGTWPRNPFYNSNPLHTIDLIKNEEGVWRNITTARLTWDLWANNKQSIRFVGYGGADVLQQHNEVYSPPELQYEPLDGLPGTATVGDGNNTQGNLNLNVVHEWRPFSRWTATSQVGTQWEKRKFGVSRGAALGLLGGLEVVTAGTQREVDEARQLTEDFGVFGQTEWLYNDRLLLTVGARADRSSNNGDPGKFFLFPKASASYRLPALMPGKIDELKFRAAYGETGNQPLYGQKFTGLDLSNISGSGAFRIGTTLASPDLRPERQREVEVGIDAALFNNRGTLDFTVFQRNISDLLITRTLPPTSGYSSEISNGAEMKVWGAEATASLFPIQNQTFSWNTRLNFGMNRSEITNLPVPAFLLGTFQVGAVKVEEGKSATQLFGNDTLPQPGRVLAPNGVLMGDGNPDWTAGLSNELRFKRFSAFALLDRQQGGMLANGTWRHYDLGQNSRDYDAPGPNGVKLGEWRRTTYLSVTRIFYQEATYTKLREVTLGYDLPNSFTQGLWSRVSNARLQASGRNLYWWTKFRGGDPEAENFGAGNVPGAVQRNRELAAYPASRSFWLNLSLEF from the coding sequence ATGAAACGACGTTGGTCGATCCTGTTGGCAATTCTGGGGCTCGCGAGCAGCACTGCGATGGCCCAGGGACGCCAGGTCACCGGCAAGGTGACCGAAGAAGGCTCCGGCGCGCCCATTCCATCGGCGCAGATCCAGGTTCGCGGCAGCACCACGGGTGGTCTCACGCGCGAGGACGGCACGTTCGCCGTTCGGGTGCCAGCCGGCGAAGTCGTTCTCGTTGTTCGTCGGTTGGGGTATCCCCCGGTCGAGGCCCGCGTTGCGGCCGACCAGTCAGACATTGCGATCGTGATGCGAAAGGACGCGCTCAAGCTCGACCAGGTGGTCATCACGGGGCAGGCGACCGGCATCTCGCGGCGCAACCTTCCCAACTCCATCGCGAGCGTCAGCGCCGAGCAGGTGGCCAAGGTGTCGGCCTCCGCCGTGGACCAGGCACTCCAGGGGAAGATTGCCGGCGCGAATATCTCAACGAGCACCGGCGCTCCGGGCGGTGGCAACCGGGTGCGGATCCGCGGTATCTCGTCCATCCTCGGCAGTGCGCAGCCGTTGTATGTGGTGGACGGGGTGATCACCTCGGATGTGTCGATCGGTAACGGCACCAATCGCGTCACGCGCGCGGCGGGCGCCGCGATTTCGGCCGTCACGCAGGAGGCGCCCGTGAACCGGATCGCCGACCTCAATCCCAACGACATCGAGAGCCTGGAAGTGCTCAAGGGGTCGGCCGCAGCGGCGATCTACGGCTCCAAGGCGTCGGGCGGTGTCATCATCATCACGACCAAGCGCGGTCAGGCCGGGCGCCCGCAGTTTAACTTGCGTACGGGCGGCGGCACGGCGGAGTTGGCCTATCGGAACGGCCAGCGCAAGTTCCTGAGCGCGGCGGATGCGGCGCGCATCAACCCGGTGCTCGGGCCCCTCTGGACGCCGGACGTGAATCTTGACTACGAGGATCTCACCTACGGCAACACGCCCTTCAACAAGGAGGGGACGCTTTCGGTGAGCGGCGGGTCGGCCGATACGCGGTATTTCGTGTCCGGGACCGGCCGTTACGAAGGGGGCATCGTCAAGAACACTTTTGCCTCCAAGTTCGGGCTGCGCGTGAACCTCGACCAGCGCCTCTCGGACAAGATGGAGCTGCAGGTGGGGACAGAGGTGCTGCGCACGCTGAGTGACCGCGGCCTGTTCGGGAATGACAACGCCGGCAACTCGATCGCCTACACGTTGACGAAGATCCCGAGTTTTCTTGACCTCCGGCAGCGTCCGGATGGCACTTGGCCGCGAAACCCGTTCTACAACTCGAACCCGTTGCACACCATCGACCTCATCAAGAACGAGGAAGGGGTCTGGCGCAACATCACGACCGCGCGGCTCACCTGGGACCTGTGGGCCAACAACAAGCAGTCGATCCGTTTCGTCGGGTACGGCGGCGCCGACGTTCTCCAGCAGCATAACGAGGTCTATTCACCGCCCGAGCTGCAGTATGAGCCGCTGGATGGGCTGCCGGGCACGGCCACCGTGGGTGATGGCAACAACACGCAAGGCAACCTGAACCTGAACGTCGTGCACGAGTGGCGCCCGTTTTCGCGCTGGACGGCGACGAGCCAGGTCGGCACGCAGTGGGAGAAGCGCAAGTTTGGCGTCAGCCGCGGAGCCGCCCTGGGGCTGCTTGGGGGGCTTGAGGTGGTGACGGCCGGTACCCAGCGCGAGGTCGACGAGGCCCGGCAGCTGACCGAGGACTTCGGTGTCTTTGGGCAGACCGAGTGGCTGTACAACGATCGCCTGCTGCTTACCGTCGGCGCGCGCGCCGACCGCAGCTCCAACAACGGCGATCCGGGCAAGTTCTTCCTCTTCCCCAAGGCATCGGCGTCGTACCGTTTGCCTGCCCTGATGCCAGGCAAGATCGATGAACTGAAGTTCCGGGCGGCGTACGGCGAAACCGGCAACCAGCCGCTGTATGGCCAGAAGTTCACGGGACTGGACCTCTCGAACATCTCCGGTTCCGGGGCATTCCGGATCGGTACCACCCTGGCGTCGCCGGACCTGCGTCCGGAGCGGCAGCGGGAAGTCGAGGTCGGTATCGATGCCGCCTTGTTCAACAACCGCGGGACGCTGGATTTCACCGTCTTCCAGCGGAACATCTCGGACCTCCTGATCACGCGCACGCTGCCCCCGACCTCTGGCTACTCCTCGGAGATCTCGAACGGCGCGGAGATGAAGGTGTGGGGCGCAGAGGCCACGGCGTCCCTCTTCCCGATCCAGAACCAGACCTTTTCGTGGAACACGCGCCTCAACTTCGGGATGAACCGCAGCGAGATCACCAACCTGCCGGTGCCGGCCTTCCTGTTGGGCACCTTCCAGGTGGGCGCCGTGAAGGTCGAGGAGGGGAAGTCGGCCACGCAGCTGTTCGGCAACGACACCTTGCCGCAGCCGGGTCGCGTCCTGGCTCCGAACGGCGTCCTGATGGGCGACGGCAACCCGGACTGGACCGCAGGCCTCTCCAATGAACTCCGCTTCAAGCGCTTCTCGGCCTTCGCGCTGCTGGATCGCCAGCAGGGCGGGATGCTCGCCAACGGGACCTGGCGTCACTACGACCTCGGGCAGAACTCGCGCGACTACGACGCGCCCGGGCCGAACGGGGTGAAGCTTGGCGAGTGGCGCCGGACGACGTACCTGTCCGTGACGCGCATCTTCTACCAGGAGGCGACTTACACGAAGCTGCGCGAAGTGACGCTGGGCTACGACCTGCCGAACAGCTTCACGCAGGGATTGTGGAGCCGCGTGTCCAACGCGCGGTTGCAGGCCAGTGGACGCAACCTGTATTGGTGGACCAAGTTCCGCGGTGGGGACCCGGAGGCCGAGAACTTCGGCGCCGGCAACGTGCCCGGGGCCGTGCAGCGCAATCGTGAGCTGGCCGCCTACCCGGCGTCCCGCTCGTTCTGGCTCAACCTCAGCCTGGAGTTCTGA